In the Ranitomeya imitator isolate aRanImi1 chromosome 2, aRanImi1.pri, whole genome shotgun sequence genome, GAAGTCCTGTGTGCAGTGCGAGACCTCCATGTGCCGCCACCATTTGATGAGGCATGACCGCTCTGTAGAACATACGGTCACTCCACCGAGGGCTTCACCGAGGAGTAAAAAGTGCAACGTCCACCACGAAGTCTTCGAATATTACTGTTGTGTGGACTCGGTCGGTATCTGTGACCAGTGCGTGTCTTCTGGACATAGTGGACATAAGGTGGAATTACTGAGCGATGCTACTCGGATGAGGAAGGAGGCCATGAGAAACTTTCAGCAGAAACTCACAACagccattgaggagatggagaagagCATCCAGAGTCTGCGCGAACGAGACACTCAAGAAAAAGCAAATAGTTTAACCAAAAGAGTGATAGCTATGTTGGGAGACATAAGGGGACAATTGGATGCCCTTGAGGAGAAGGTTCTGAGTGAGATCTCCAGCCAGAAAGAGCAGGTGTCACTCTCAATCTTGGGGAGGATCCAAAATCTGGAACTTCAGAAGAAAGAGTTGTGTGAGGAAATGTCTCGTGTGAAGGAGCTGAGCGCCATTGCAGACCCGATCGCCTTACTGCAGGAATCTCCAGGTGTTAACTTCTGGGATGCTCAGGTCACAGTAAGGGAGAAGAAAAGTTCTGAGGGTAAGCATCATGGCGTAGACCATCTAGATGAAAGTTTAATCTCTGAGATGTTTGAAGAAGCTCTACTGAAGATTATGACCAGTGTAAAATCATGGCTCAGCGGGCCAAGGTGGACAAGTCTACTGCTGGATATTAACACTGCTGGAAACCACGTCCACCTGTCAGATGACTTCAAAACTGCCTCCTGGTCCAAAGAGAACCAAGCCTATCCAGAAACGTCAGAGAGATTCCAGTACCCACAGATACTAAGCACCGATGGCTTCAGTACAGGCCAGCATTACTGGGAGGTGGAGACCAGTGACACTAGAGGATGGAGGATCGGGATGTGTTACCCCACCATGGACCGGACCGGAGACGAGTCGTATATCGGGGACAACAAGAAGTCATGGTGTTTGCGTTGGCAGAAGAATCAGTACTCCGTCCTCCATGACAATGTGGAGACCATGTTATCGACGGAGCCTTCATGTCATCGATTGAGGATGTGTCTAGACTATGAGGCTGGGATGCTGTCATTTTACGAAGCATGTGACCCCATCCAACACCTGCACACCTTCACTGCCACCTTCACAGAGCCCCTCCATGTTGGTTTTCGGTTACTTAAATCTTGGGTGAAAATTATCAATCCAGAAGAATAATTAGGGGAAGATCAGTTATGGAAGAATGTGCCCTGAACTGGATCATTGCTGGTCCACTTTGTGAAGGGGTGGAAATATCCTACCAAAGGATGGCACTGAGTCTGCAGGCAGCAGATAAGGTTCTCCTCCCCTTGCAGAGACATCTGCAGCTTCTCCGCCATACAGTGGTGCCTTTGTAAGCAAGGCCGACCTCCTCCATTCAGCTGTGGCCCCTAAGATCTTGACTTAGGGCCCTCATTGAACAATAGTGATGTGCCTAACATTATCTGGACATGGACTTATCCACTATTGGAGGACCAGGCTCTGCCCCATGATGTGTGCAGAAGAAGAGAGGACGATCGCATCTGCCGACTTCAGAgccattagggtaagttcacacaggcctTTTTTGCTGCGTaattttgcagcttttttatgctaatttaggctactttcacactagtgtcgggcaatttccgtcgcaatgcgtcgttatggagaaaaaacgcatcctgcaaagttgcctgcaggatgcgctttttctccatagactttcatttgcgacggattgctacacgtgcgacggatgcgttatgtttttgcagtccgttgggacaaaaaaacgttccatgcaacatttttttttccgtCGGTTCCCCtttttccgccccctcctccccgaaccttacaatggggcagcggatgcgttgtaaaactgcatccgctgcccccgttgttcttttttttttttcacagctagcGTCGGGACAACGaatagcgacggccccgtaccgacgctagtgtgaaagtagcctttggtgcggttttttttccaggctaatgtccttggattttcagcagcaaaaatgcagcaaataatgatacctgcgtttttgctgcgttttttttcaacacccattcaagtcaatggatgaaaaaaacgcagcaaaaacgctgaaagaagtgacatgctctatgtaaaaaaaaacgcagcaaagcacaaaatactgatcaaacaaaaaaccaatgtgtgtacatgagatttctgaaatctcaggctttgctggtactgtaaaaagcagctgaaaattagcataaaaaaacagcaaaaatacgcagcaaaaaagtcctgtgtgaacgtacCCTCAGATGTAGCAGGGGGCAGCCAGGGTATTTGCTCCGGGTGTTGGGTGTCATGGGGCGCCAGTGAGCCACTTTACCCAAACTGAGGTACAGACGGTAGATACAAGGTCCAAACAAGGGGAATTTAAATACactgctcatcagacagtatcacacagaataggattagatacacagctcagcagttggtatgacacaggattggattagatacacagctcagcagtcagtatcacacaggagaggattagatacacagctcagcagtcagtatcacacaggagaggattagatacacggctcagcagacagtatcacacaggataggattagatacacggctctgcagacagtatcacacaggagaggattagatacacagctcagcagtcagtatcacacataggattagatacacagctgagcagtcagtttcacacaggataggattagattcacagctcagcagtcaatatcacacaggagaggattagatacatggctcagcagacggtattacacaggataggattagatacacagctcagcagatgatatcacacaggaaaggattagatacagtaGACGGTATCACATGGGATAGGATTGGATGCAGTAGACGgtgtcacacgggataggattagatgcagtagacggtatcacacgggataggattagatgcagtagatggtatcacacaggataggattagatgcagtagacggtatcacacaggataggattagatgcagtagacggtatcacacaggataggattagctgCAGTAGACGGTATCACACTAGCTGTTATAGGGACATTATAGAGGGTGTAGGGACCTCTTTGTCTTCCATGATCAGTATCGGCCATGTACCCAGCGATGAGACCACTAGCATGACTGGTAATAATCCCCCACACCGAGGAGAATAATAAATTATTTATAAATgtgttgaattttttttatttttcaaaaagcCACAACATGACATGATTGTGCACCGCTAGACAAACATAGCTGCTTCTGAAAAAAACAGTGCCACTCCTGTCctcaggttgtgtctggtactgcagctccgcttcATTAAATTCAATGtgactgagctgcaataccgcaCGCGACCTGTAGAAAGGTATGGCGCTGTTTGTGGAAGAAGGCAGTCAAGGTTTTCTCATCTGTTACAATTCTTTATCTATGATATAAGCAAAATCTGAAATCACACAACTAGATCTCGTACCCCGGTGGTAAAGTGAGGACCATCCCCTCCACATCTACTGCTACTACACTGGCTTAGTAAATAAGAGAAGCCACTGCCAAAATTCTGTCTATTGAAAGTCAGCGCCACCATCAGGGCAGTAGCGGGAGCACTGCGGTCGGTGGCATTGCCACAATTATTCATCTTCTGCCCAACGCAATGGGATATAAATCATTTTACTTTAGTGTGACCCCTTCTTCTCAACACATACCTCTCTTCTTCCACCCCTAAACTCTACTGCGCCGTAAAGCTTCCCGATAAACTGCCTGTCAGGCTGCCCCTGGCGAATTCCATTACTACCGACCCTTCTCCCATAGAGCTCTGCTACTCTCTCCCCCTACTCTTTCACCCCTCAATGACATGTCAATTAGGGGGCACAATGAAAATATACAAGTCCAATATGACTGGTGACCTTGTTGCTTGTCCAAGACTCACGAATGTCCAATTTCTCCATCTTCACCACCATATAAATCCATTTGTAATCCATTCAGGAATCTTGAAGGTTCAATGATAACCCTTCAAAGTTGGCCATCTTTAGTTGTCATCGAGAGAAGACAGCATTTGGAGAATTTCTGAATCCATGAGAAGGCTCCTTTAAAATGGCAGAAGAACACTTCTTGTCTTGAGCTGGAGTGAATTTTCAAGGTCCTCCAGCCGTCTCCGAGACCTGAAGCTTCCATACTAACTCTTGTAAAGTAGCCATATTTGTTGTCATCTCAAGAACGGCAGTCAATGAAACGATGGAACAGTTCAGAATTATTGAGCATGCTCCTCAAAAAGGGTAGAAAGATAATCCTTGCTTTGAATCAAAGTGAATTTTCGAAGATTTCTCAATGTTGAGAAGAAGGAGGACCACTTGATTGTCCATAAGTGACTTAGACTTCTTAAAACATCCTCAATTGCAGATCTTTATGCACCCATCCTTCAGTACACAGAAGGCGGCATGGAGAGGCTCGGTGAAGGTGGTGGTGAAGGTGTGAAGGTGCCTTATGGGGTCATTGAGCTCATAGAAAGACAACTCCCCGGCCTCATAGTCCAGATAGACCCTGAACTTGTGAGACCTTTGTTGAGGTAACTGGACAACCTTGCTGTCATGCATGACTGAATACAGGTTGCTGTTATTGTAGTAGACCTTACGCAAGCACCAGGACTTCTTATTATCCCCAATCCATGACTGGTGCCCGCTCCGGTCAATGCTGGGATAACACATCCCCACTCTCCAGTTTCCTGTCTTGCTGGTCTCCACCTCAAAATAACGGCGTCCTGTGCAGAAGCTCCTGGTGCTCAATACTTGAGGATCCTGAAATCTTCGGGTCGTTTCTGGACAGTTGAGCTTAACCTGGGACCAGGATGCCGTCTTCAGGTCGTACGATATTTTGACATTTTTACAAGCGGTATTCACATCCAGGAGAATCTCTGTAGGGGCCTGGATGTTGAttcctttttttacatttttcagtaCTTGGGATAAACCTTGTATGAGTGTCTCCGAGATCAAACCTTCATCCACATTTTCTGTGATGTCCAACTTGTTAGCATTCTTCCCCTCATTCTTGTTCTCCACCATAAAGACACCACAAAAATTGTCTCCCTTTGACTCCTGTTCTTGTAAAATGGCCATTGGTTCAGTCATGTTGCACAACTGATTGACGTACAGTATTTTGCTGTATATCTCATCTTTCTGGATGTCCAGCTGTTGGATCAGGTTGAAGGTGGTGAAAGCTGCGTGGTCTTGCTGTTTGGAGATATCACTTAGGACCTTCTTCTCAAGGTCCTCCAGCTGTCTCCGAATGTCTCTAAAGATGGCAGTGACTCTCCTTCTTATTCCAGACGCCTTCTCTTGTACTCCTCTTCTGCCCTCCTGAAGGTCCCGCACTCTTTTTTCTGTTTCTGCTTTTTTGGAGTTCAGGTTCTTCAGAAGAATGTTCATCTTGTCCTTCTTCTTCTTGGCAGCTTCTTCAAGGAGCTCCACCTGATGGCCCTGGTGTTCACTTGCCAGACAACAAGTGACACATATAAAAGCAGAATCTTCCAAGCAGTAATACTCCAGAGTCTTCTTATGGATGGAACATTTTCCATCCTGTACGAAAGCTGTAGGGCCTGATAGAACATGTTCTCTTGACTTACTATGGACTCTCAGGTGTCTATCACATAAGGACACTTTACACGACAGACATGATTTCGCAGCAGGTACTGGAGAGTGATTACAGTAGCTGCAAAATACTGAACTCTCTGGTTGGAGCGTGTGGAAATGTTCTGCTATGTTCCTCAGTGCGATCGTTGTATACAGCAATGGACGATCTTGGAATTCTTCTCGGCAATCAGGACAGGTATAAACCCCAGAGCCTTCCTGAGTATCCAGAGCCTGATCAATACATtcccggcagaagttgtgtccacatcttAGGGTGACGGGATCTGTATAGATGTTCAAACAGATGGAGCAGCTCAGCTCGTCCCTCACATCGGAGGAGGCCATCATTGAAACTGAAAATCT is a window encoding:
- the LOC138667858 gene encoding E3 ubiquitin/ISG15 ligase TRIM25-like codes for the protein MTSLSSCCQHELSCSICLDIYTDPVTLSCGHNFCRDCISRALDTQDQVGVYSCPDCREDFLERPSMRRNVTLGNIAQGLFSAPEAEVSGIYCTFCDFPVPAVKSCVQCETSMCRHHLMRHDRSVEHTVTPPRASPRSKKCNVHHEVFEYYCCVDSVGICDQCVSSGHSGHKVELLSDATRMRKEAMRNFQQKLTTAIEEMEKSIQSLRERDTQEKANSLTKRVIAMLGDIRGQLDALEEKVLSEISSQKEQVSLSILGRIQNLELQKKELCEEMSRVKELSAIADPIALLQESPGVNFWDAQVTVREKKSSEGKHHGVDHLDESLISEMFEEALLKIMTSVKSWLSGPRWTSLLLDINTAGNHVHLSDDFKTASWSKENQAYPETSERFQYPQILSTDGFSTGQHYWEVETSDTRGWRIGMCYPTMDRTGDESYIGDNKKSWCLRWQKNQYSVLHDNVETMLSTEPSCHRLRMCLDYEAGMLSFYEACDPIQHLHTFTATFTEPLHVGFRLLKSWVKIINPEE
- the LOC138663113 gene encoding nuclear factor 7, brain-like, which produces MMASSDVRDELSCSICLNIYTDPVTLRCGHNFCRECIDQALDTQEGSGVYTCPDCREEFQDRPLLYTTIALRNIAEHFHTLQPESSVFCSYCNHSPVPAAKSCLSCKVSLCDRHLRVHSKSREHVLSGPTAFVQDGKCSIHKKTLEYYCLEDSAFICVTCCLASEHQGHQVELLEEAAKKKKDKMNILLKNLNSKKAETEKRVRDLQEGRRGVQEKASGIRRRVTAIFRDIRRQLEDLEKKVLSDISKQQDHAAFTTFNLIQQLDIQKDEIYSKILYVNQLCNMTEPMAILQEQESKGDNFCGVFMVENKNEGKNANKLDITENVDEGLISETLIQGLSQVLKNVKKGINIQAPTEILLDVNTACKNVKISYDLKTASWSQVKLNCPETTRRFQDPQVLSTRSFCTGRRYFEVETSKTGNWRVGMCYPSIDRSGHQSWIGDNKKSWCLRKVYYNNSNLYSVMHDSKVVQLPQQRSHKFRVYLDYEAGELSFYELNDPIRHLHTFTTTFTEPLHAAFCVLKDGCIKICN